In Fragaria vesca subsp. vesca linkage group LG5, FraVesHawaii_1.0, whole genome shotgun sequence, the genomic stretch AATATATGATACACATCACAAAATATACCATAAACAATCTCATAGAAGTTGGTTGTTTATTGACTAATTTGAGCATTTTCTTAGGTAGCTAAATATAAAAAACACTAATTCTTCTTTGGAATGTTGGATAAACTTTACATATTTGAACTTCTCCTACTGAGGCAGCAAATGTTCCTCCATGAAAATACATCATTATATAATGAACAAAGAAAATTAGATCCTCCATCTCAATTGAAAATGTATTTGAACTTTCCAGAGACTTGGAAAAAGCCATCTCCCCAAAACACTTTTACCACAAAGTCCTTACTTTTCCATTTTCCTCTCCCACTAATCCTTGGTAATTAGTCAATTACAAACACCTTCCTCCATACCCAGCATTTCTAAACAGAGCTTGCTTCATGTCCTCAGAAGTTACCAGTGTTCTCTGATCCAAACCCTACGGTTTACATGCATGACATCAATGAACCACAATGAGACATGAGACTATGAGAGCATGCCCAACTAAACAAAGACATATTGATGTCCTTAAAGTATCTGAAGAATAATATAAATTAGATGACCCAATATATAGTTTGATACATACCTCTGAACATGAAGCTTGCATGGCAAAATCATTAAAGCAGCTAATGACACACTGTTTAATCTCAAGGCCTAATGCTTCCAAGGTAGTAACTGTGGATAATAATAAACCTGGCTTTCCTGCACAGCAAATCTCAATCCTTGTGTCCACATTCCTCCTTTGAACATCAAACTGCATGTAACATAGATTAATCTTCCAATTCAGAAATTGGGTTTTCAAAATTGAGCTTTAGTGATGCAGAGAAACATATATACCTTGGGTGAGTTCCTCACTAGCATTTCATTTGGTTTCATATCCTTGATAAGTCTCATCACATTCAACTGATCTGAACCCCCTTCTTCAATTCCGTGCTGCAAGTTGTTGATTCTGTCCAGGAGTTCTTTCATGTAATCAATGGTGTCTCCAAGTATAGATGTTCTGTCCATCTAATCAAACCACCATAACCAAGAAAATTAGACTTCACACAAGCAACTAATCAAAGACAGTACAAATTTACCACAGCGCAGGTTAACTCGTCGACTTACCTTACTTATCTTGGGAACGATTGATCTTAGCATCGAAAGGCGGTCATTCAACCGCTTTCTTCTTCTTCTCTCAGCCATTAGATTCTTTGATGGCTGCCCCTGCAACTTCTTACTAGCTCTGCTGTTTCTTTCCACACACAAACCCATGTTGAACACTGGAGCTGCTTCAGGGGAGGAGGACTGAGTAGGCTCTACTTTACAAGCAGCAGCCTGAGTCTCCAAGTTGTGCATTTCATCTCCAAGTATGCTCAGCTCTTCTTGTTCGAGCATGGACCATGGATTGTTGTCTTCCTGAACGGGAAACGGCGGCGTATCACCCAGTGTGGTGTAAGATGAATCAGTGGTGAGCTGTGGGGCTGAGAGTAGTTCGTCAGTACCAAAGCCTAGGGGATAGTACACTTCATTGAAGGTGGTGTTGTTATGGCAGTTGTTCAAGTTTGGCTCAAATGGAGGTGAGAATTCTTGGCTGGAAGAAGAGTTTGGAAAAAAGGGAGACAGGTTTTGATTGTCAAAGTAATCAAAACTACTCCAGGTGCTACTGGACAAGAACTCATTCATTTCTGGGGGAATGGTTTCCCATGAACTGTCTCTTCTAAGAGCTAATAGCTCCTCCAAGAAACTATGCTCATTGAGCTCCATCTCTCTCTAGCTCTCTCTTTTTCTCTTTCCCTGTTTGTTTCTCTTGGGAATGTTGATGTTGAAGTGTGCCCTGATAACAAGATGCCCCAAGTGGAAGATTATATAGGAACAAGCTTGTAAGCCTAGTTTCATCTTATCAAAAAAAAATATGGGACTAGTTTGATTATTTTATGTATTAATCAGAGTGTGGCACTATTTTATGTGTAAATTCCCTTTAATGCGTGTTCTCCTTAAAACATTGGAAACAAATTATTCCTATCACAAGAATAATTTTCAGGTGACATATTTTCACTTTGATTGAGTTTCTTAACTCCAACCCTTTTTAAATTAGGTGTTATGGTTTGTTCCTATGCTAAAGGCTGCCCTCGGCCTAATTATCAATTAGGGTGTCGGTCATGGTGTTTGTAGGTCTTTGCTGAAAGACTGTGTAAAACCCGGCATATGATATAACGTGTTTTCTGGTCATTGTTTTAGCAATATATATAATTTTATTTACTCAAAAAAATATTATCGTGTAAAATCAATCAAAATCAAAATAAATATATTTTTCTTTTGAGGGAAAAATCAGATTTCAATTCGTTAAATAACAACACCACGACGTCAAGACATTCAATGAACTCTCCATAATACAAATCTACTGCATATGCAGACGACCTATTCTACCAAACAACTAACGAAGTGCCGATGCGTCATGAGCGTATTTGGATTAGGGTGACTGAACTACAAACTCATTGGAAATCTTCTTGGTGGTTATCTAGACTATAACGAAGATCGACGAGGTAAAGTGCGTATTCTCTTTACTCATGATATTACCAAGCCGATTTTGTTGGAATGTAGGGTTTCTCTCTTCGAAAATTGAACCACTATTTAAGTTTGACTTCAAGCATCTGATGGGAAGTTGTCCAAATTGCATGATCATATATGCTGGTGTGCGGTGTGAGAAAGAGTAGGTTGTGGTGGTACGATCACATGCATTCTCTTCTACGGAAAAATCTAATAAAGTAGTCTGGGGTTCACATCAAAAACCAATTGGCAATAGGTGGAGTAGCCCAAACCCTTATAAACCCACAGGCAAGGTCTCATATTCCTGATGTGGGATTGATATATCAATACGCCCCCGCACGTGTGGTGAATTTTCAAGCCTAACACGTGGACAACATTTGAGGTGACATGGAGTTCGTGTGGCCATTAGGCTTCACACGTGGACGTAGGTAACCCGCTCTGATATCATGATAAAGTAGTATAAGGTTCACATTCAAAACCAATTGGCCATGGACGAAGTAGCCCAAACCCTAATAAACCCACATGCAAAGTCTCATATTCCCGATGTGGGATTGATATCTCAACAAAACCTGCAGTTAGTTTTGCGAAGGTGACTACAGCAGTATCCCCTGGCCTCCTTAAACGAAAGAAACTTAGTTATTAGATTTCAAGATCATAGTGAAGATATGAGTACAATTGATCTTCTGAACATACAACATGGAAGCTCGTCAGGCAGTCATACCAATCCTGATATTGAACTAAAGAAGGTTCTTGCTTTAGAAGTGGTAATAACAAGGTAGGTGGAAGGACACGTTGTAGTGGATGCAACTGGGGCAGCCCTCCTATCCCAAACGAGGGTTTACATTCCACACTCTATTTATACGGTATTGACCAAACTACCCTTCTACTTATCAGTCCCCACTATCTCTCTCTTCCACCGAAACTCTCTCTCTCATATACTGTTCCAGAGTCTTGAGTCCATACTCTGAAAATCTTCTAGTGTTGTTGTTTTCTTTTTCAAGAGAAGTTCATTAAACACTCGATGGTTTTGCAAAAGAGGAATTCTAAATTTGATCATTAAAGACCTATAGTGAACTAAATAGCAAGTTTAATGCTCATATTCAAATCATTCAATTAAGAACGTGTCATCCCAAATTCCTAGTAGTTCTCTGATTTTTTTTTATCTCCAAATGCAAATAGCCCTCTAGAGTTCGAATTAGAATTCACTCTTCCTCTCCCAATTTGTTTTTAGTTTTCTTTGGGTTCTTTTCCTCACATACTTCTCCCTCTCTCTAACTGATTTACTACCAGAATTACTACTAAAGCTAGGTATTTTGACAAATGATGATATTGTTGTCAGAATTGCATTCATAGCGTTAAATCGTTCTCAGTCTTTCTTCTTTTCCTTCAATTCTTCAAAGGGTCTGCTTTGATTCTTAACCTCTAGGGATTTGATCGTCCATAATACTTCGCCACTATATCTTGGAGTAGTGTTCATCCAATCAATCAACCAGACCTCCTCGTCGGAGCTGAGCCACCATGTATCATGCATCAAACTAAAGAAAGAGAGTGAATCGAAGCTTCTTTGTCTACGCAAGACGAAAGAGAGCTCAAGATCACACGAGAGCAAGCGCGGAAAGAGATTGAGAGAGAGAGAGAGAGGTGGTTGATTCTCGGATGAATGGTCCCTCTCTGTGTATACATGAGCCTGGGTATTGTCGACGACTTGACGTTGGCATCGTTTTGTTTGAGTGGAGAGAGAGAGTGTGTGTGTGTTTCAATTTCCCACGGAAGAGAGACAAAAGAGGGGTGATTTGGTCAAACAACTAAAAAGGGACTATAGAATGTAAAACTTGGAGTGTAACTTTCAGCACATTTAAGAAGCTGCAGAAAAGTACTTCAATGACAACTTTTCTAGCCTAATTTTGTCTGAAGATTGAACTATCATATTGATCATCTAGACGTTTAAGACCCAACGGTGTACATTTCGACTATCAACACAGTTATAGTACCATCAAAAGGCAAAGATAAGGCTAGAAAAGAAGCAGCCTACCTCCTAAGAGCAAGTCCAACAGATTCCCTAAACTCTTTGATTTTCTCTATTTTAGGAAATATGGGTCATTTTCTACTCCAACAGCTTCCTTATTTCATTCTCTAAAATAGGGAAAAAGATGAAAGAGAAGCTTTGCTTCCCTATACAGATTCCTTAAAAATATTTAGAGAAAGGAGAATTAAATGTTGCATATTCTTCAAGGCTCAAAGATAAGAGAGAAAACATAATTTATTCTAAAAAATGAACTTTAATATTTTTATACTTATTATTATATTGTAATAAATGAGGATTGTTGTTGTAATAAATATTTGAATCTTTAAAATAAGGAAACTGTTGGATTTAGTATACAAAAATTTTAGAGATTTTAAGTTTTGTTTCCCTATTATGTAAAAAATATAAAGAAGCTGTTGGACTTGCTCTAAATACCCACAGTTCCATCTACGTCACCCATACGTTCCACTCTGGTAGCCGCTTCCAACTTTCCTCTGTAATTATTGAGACCTCCTAGAGTCTGGCCCTTGCTCTGTATTTTCTTTAGAACCGACCAGCTCGACGGTATACTTAGACCGGATCAAGCAGAGGCCGGACTAAACAGCCTTGGAGTCGACAAAATCAACCTCTGCTATGAGCTTACAACCACAGCTGACAAGCAGCTGGGTATCACCTCTTCGAATCACAATAAATTGTTTTGAAGGCCAAACCAAAACAACAACATAAAAAATCAACTTTGGTTTCCACCTCAGTAGCGTCACCCAAGAGCCATATATCATACCATAAAGAATTCTTTGAGTCCTCCTCTTGCCACCCCTCAAGCTCAGAAGCACACCTTAAGACCTCTGAGCCACGATTGGAAGTCGTCGATCTGAAATTACCAGCCCGCTTTACAACCTAATTACATGTTGCCCGTCTCACACACTGTCGTATCTCGAGAAGCACATCGAGTGTCTTGCCTAAATGAAGGACATCTGCCTCTAGTGATATCCGAAAGAGGAGTAATCCTTTCAAAGGATATCTGGATGGAGAGTAAGGGACAGAGGATTTCGAGAAAGATTCAAAGTTAAGAAATTGTTTGATATTTTTTTTGTGGATTTCCTCGATATATCTGATATTTTTTTTCTTTTATTTTCTTTCAAGGTCTTGATAGATACATATACCAATACAGATATTTTAATCCTCGGGACTAATACAGTCTAGTCCTTCTTATCAAACGTGGCCTTAGGGCACTACCAATTCTCTAAGCCTATAAGATTAAGATGGAATCTGTCTTACTCCATCTCTTACTATCAATTTGTATCTCTCACTTTCAATTTGTATATGGAAGGGATTTCATGTCTTTTTCACCGAAATCTCTTTAATCACACAAATACAATACCCATTCAAATTATACCACAAGGGGAAATTTGATCCACACTTTCTGTCTCAACCGTAAAGGATGGGGTGAGCATCATAGACCTTGTCAGGTTCGTTGTATAGTTGTATGCTTAAGCTCTCACTAATACTTGTCACCCATGAACACCATAGACGCATAGACCATCTCTCTCTCTCNNNNNNNNNNNNNNNNNNNNNNNNNNNNNNNNNNNNNNNNNNNNNNNNNNNNNNNNNNNNNNNNNNNNNNNNNNNNNNNNNNNNNNNNNNNNNNNNNNNNNNNNNNNNNNNNNNNNNNNNNNNNNNNNNNNNNNNNNNNNNNNNNNNNNNNNNNNNNNNNNNNNNNNNNNNNNNNNNNNNNNNNNNNNNNNNNNNNNNNNNNNNNNNNNNNNNNNNNNNNNNNNNNNNNNNNNNNNNNNNNNNNNNNNNNNNNNNNNNNNNNNNNNNNNNNNNNNNNNNNNNNNNNNNNNNNNNNNNNNNNNNNNNNNNNNNNNNNNNNNNNNNNNNNNNNNNNNNNNNNNNNNNNNNNNNNNNNNNNNNNNNNNNNNNNNNNNNNNNNNNNNNNNNNNNNNNNNNNNNNNNNNNNNNNNNNNNNNNNNNNNNNNNNNNNNNNNNNNNNNNNNNNNNNNNNNNNNNNNNNNNNNNNNNNNNNNNNNNNNNNNNNNNNNNNNNNNNNNNNNNNNNNNNNNNNNNNNNNNNNNNNNNNNNNNNNNNNNNNNNNNNNNNNNNNNNNNNNACTCTCTCTCTCTCTCTCTCTCTCTCTCTCTCTCTCTCTCTCTCTCTCTCAGGAAAATGGCAGATCGAGAGTTGGGTCCCCATATATCAAATGCCTCCAAAATTTGGCTGAGCTCATAAATTCAAACGAGTTGGTGAACCTCGTTTGATTGTTTATGCTCCAAAGCTACATTGATCAGCTTGTAATAAACAATCTAATTTTGTATTCTATTCCTCTATCATTTTATGATTAGGTATGATGGTGGGTTTTTCGTACTTGATTCTTGCGTTACGGGCTAGGCAACTAACGATTGATTAGTTTCTACCGCGTATCTGACGTCCAAAGCGTAGCGTAGCAGAACTAAAAGGCAATGTGCATGCTTTCAAATAACGATTGTGGCAAAATGCAAATAGAAGAGTATGCTTTTCTAATTAAATGATGGAGAAGAAGAAATTATAAAAAGAAACAACCTAATTCTTGTCTAATAAACTAAGTTGGTAATTTGGTTTGTGGTCGCTCAAATCCGATTCTCACCGATTACAAAAATGCCAATACTCATGTCGTGGCGCTTTTGAAGTTAGCCGGCGGTGTATAATCAAGGGTCGGTCAAATTCGATTTTCATTTATTACAAAAACGCTAATACTCATGTCGCGGCGCCATTGGAGTTTAGCCGGTATGATGACGTCGAAACTCTTCTGGCTATATGAACTTCAATTTATCGATTGCACAAGTCATGGGATGGTATTAATTGGTATGCATAACCAAAAATAATTGTCTTCTTTACAACCTCTTTGGTGTAGTTACACATGTATCCTAAGGGCCAATAGAAGACTTATTTGAGGAATTTTCATATACACCCAATTTTAAAGAGTGGTTTTAAATAAAACCCACATAATATTCTTATCTGATAGACATCTAAAATGTATCAATTATGATAAATATTATGTCCTATTTTTTCTAAATTTTACACAATTACCACCATTCAACTATAACATATAAATATAATAAATAAGCTTAATTGATATTGTCTTAAATACCTTGATTATGAGTTTTTCTTCTAACACTAATATTTTTCAATCAATTTGCAAGAATCATGTAATTTTCTTTATTTTTATGAAAATATCTAGATTAAATTAAGGAATTCATTCTATAATCTATATATATATATATATAAGGTAAAATATAATATTAATAAGATATATGATCTAAACCCTATACCCTATACCCTAAACCCTATACCCTATATCCTGAACCTATACCCTAAACTCAATTTCAGGTTTCTTCTTTTTAGGTATATTATCATATCATGCCCTACTTAATAGGTACATTAGAAACGTAAGTAGTAAAGAGTAAAATGTTCTCTCGATTAGGATGAGAAATAATATAATAATATACCTAAAAAGAAGAAAATTAATCAAAAAACAAGAACATGTACCTTACAATTAGACATTTTTCGACTATGTAGAGAGATCAAATGTGAGCTTAGGAATGAAAAATATCATCATATTACAAATGACATACTTCTGTATATAGCATATATATATAAATATATATAAACACTCAAGTTAGTAATAACAAGGTAAGAAATTAAAAAATGTAATTGATTATGACAAAGTTAAATCCAACTAAAATTTAGCTAGTATTTGAGTTTCAAATTGATGCTAGAATTGAGAAATATATCAAATTTAGTTTTCTACTGTCTGAAGGGCAAATTAGAGAAACCGAAAAATGAAAAAAACTATTAAGGGTGCGTCTATTGCCACCCCACATGTTATTGATTTATTGAAAGACCAAAATACCCTGATGTAAAATTACAGCAACGGACGATAAACGGACGATAAGTTGTTATAAATTACAAATTCTTTTTCTTTAATGTTTTTGTTTTGGATTAACACGTAATTCATAAACCCTAACCCAAAATTTATCACATTTGTTGTTCTATGGAGTTTGAAGAAGCTAGCATGCATTGCTCTCCATGTTGTAGTCGGATACAGGTAGATTCTCATCTTTGTTCGCTCTAGAATATTTGTGTAGATAGGAATCATAGGATTTGTGTTGCTAGTCTATTCTTCTTCACGATCGTCGAAGCAGACGAAGCTCGCCAAGGTTAGCAAGACAAGAAGCGCCTTGACCCGGAATTCACATAAGGCGGTCAACACAACCTCTGTAGAATACAATTTGATCATCACCTCCAAATGATCCCAAGGTCCTAACATAATATATATGGAGTTTTATGCCCATCACTCGGTAAAGTATTTGTTTATTTTCATCATAAAGCTTCCATGTATGTGGTAATTCAGGGTGATATTTTGATGTCATTTAGTATAGAGTTTCTGAACTGGTGAACCTGTTAGGTCTTTTGGGAAGAAAAAGAACTTATATCGATTAGATACTTACTTCTGCATATATACTTTCAATTTGGTTCAGTTTACTTCTGCATATATCAATTATATACTTCTGCATATATACTTTCATTTTGGTTCATTTTACTTCTGCATATATCAATTATATACTTACTTCTGCATATATACTTTCAGTTTATTTCTGCAAATATACTTTCTATCGATTAGTATACTTACTTCTTGCATATATACTTTCAGTTTGGTTCTAGTTTTTTTTTTGGTAGGATACAGGTGCTATCAAATGCAGGGACCTAAAGATGAGGCTTTTGTTAAGGGTAGCATGGTTTCATCAAACTACCTATTAGACTCTACAAGCATATTCACAACTAATGAGGTCATCTGAATTTGTAATGTTGTACGTTATATTGTCGTAATCATAATAATAATGGTATCATATACATAGGTATTTGAGAGCAAACACGCACTGATTGAATGGCATAGATACCAATTTGATATCTCAATATGCTCCAATTCCTTCTGTTAGTCCTGTATGGCATAGATACCAAGTTGATAATAGACAACTGTACCGTATTTATGAACAACGTATAGATCAGTTCAAGAATCTCAGAAGTATGGAGACCGTTGCTACTAGAGATACATTTATAAACATTACGCATCTTGATATCGATTGATATCAATGAGTTGTTAAATTTGAGATTTTTTTTCTTGTTCTTCAGTTGGTGATTTTACTTACCATGAACTTATACTTTCAGAACAAATGATATTAATGTTATAGTCTTCCTTAGTTTATTTTCTTTTTGGAGTTCGATCGCTATTGGAAGAGCATGATATTGTGCAAATGAGTGAATACAATTGAGTGAATATAGTAAATTTAAAATTAAAAAAAAATGTAGGGTGAACAAAGCAAATCTGAAATTTAAAAAATATATGTGGGGTGAGAAGAGAACGTAGGGTGAACATAGTAGAATTGAGAAAAAAAGTATTTTAGGTATTGAAAATGGGTGAACAAAGTAGACTTACAATAAAAAGTATCCAAGTGGGGTGTGAAGAGAATGTGGGGTGAACAAAGGGGTTTGTAGGGTGGCAATAGACTCACCCAACTATTAATTATAGACATTTGCTCTATATGGTATGTTTGCTTATATGAAATGGGTGTAAAATAAAAGAAAAATATGTATGGGTTTATCTTAAAAAAGGTCTAGCATTTTGTTTATTAGTCGACCTCGATTCATATTAGCTTCTCTAAGTGAACATGCATGATGGATCACAAAATCCTCATCAAAGTTCCTTTAGTAAATTTTGCAACAACACCAAATAGTCTACCATGAAATTTATTTCAAATGAGATTTAGGGTTTCAAAGTTTAGCATTTTAGAAATAGGAAACGAGAATGTTTGTGAGAAATACAGAAAAACTAAAAACCTCCTAGTGGGTGTAATAAATTAAAAAAATTCTGAAACAAATTATAAAAATTATGCAATGTAATTAGAGGAAAATTTTACTGTACCTCAATGTATATGCATATACATTCTTCTTACATATCTGTCAACAAATTTGTTATTGGTAAATAGAGTTATTGTTTAGGTAATTTAAGTTCTATTAGTTGTAATTACTTCATATACGACATTTGCAGGTTTAACAACAAATGATTGTCGATGTGCGTGGTAACTTGGTTTAATTATAATTCTAAAAAAAAACTTGGTTTATTAATTATATGTAATTATATAAAACAGAGTTGTAAAGTTGTAATCCATGTCATAAATCGAGTTTAATTGTATAGTTAGTTTAATTAATCATAAAATAAGTGTATACATGACATACGTACATGAAGGTTTTTTTTTTTTTTGATTGGGGGTTAACCTTATTTAGATTAGGTAACACACACACTCATGCAGGTTATTCCAACAATGCCGAACTGTTCCACTGCTTCGTCATAGGATGGGAACGTGAACAGGCACATGACCTCTCCACTGGCTTATCACTAAGACCTCATGGGGTTTCAAACTCTACACTGATAGATTCCCAACTGCCATTCTACCGCCCCATTATCTCTAGTGGCTACATACATGAGGGTTCTATAGGCGACCCTGGAAATAGAACTATTCTATCTTTCCCACATCCAAGTATATCTCGAGCAATGATCAAAGTCGACATCCGATTTTTAACCACTAAAATCGAATATATAATTGGTTAATTATAGCCATTATATATGTATACATAATTACATATTCAGTGCCACAAAAACGAGGACATCTCTGAACTCCTGATTAGTCTACGTACCTAAAGACCCATTTTGGCCTCATCCATAATTCCCTCTTTTCTTTTCCAAAAATAAAATATACAATGGATACGTCCTACATCAAATTTCATTGTATTTTGGTGTGGCTGTTCATGCTCGATCATACAATACGTATTGATAAGGGAATGCATATACATATTGTCATATTGATATGATATATTGTGCATGTACGTTGAGGAATTCCCATTGCCCTAATACTATCAACTCCGGCCTACCACAGAAACAACAAAGGTAGTGTCGCTGCTGGTTCTGCAGCAATTGTCGACCACTCTAGCTAGCTACTTGATTGATTTACCAACAAGACAAATTAGGGTTTTATTTATATTTATCCATCGTTGTTTGTATTAGGAATTATTTCTCAATTTCTTCCTGGTTGGTAAGCTCGGAATCTGAACAGTAATGAAAACTCGAGGGTGGCGACATACAGCCCCATCCAAAATGGTGG encodes the following:
- the LOC101300726 gene encoding transcription factor bHLH93-like isoform 2, encoding MELNEHSFLEELLALRRDSSWETIPPEMNEFLSSSTWSSFDYFDNQNLSPFFPNSSSSQEFSPPFEPNLNNCHNNTTFNEVYYPLGFGTDELLSAPQLTTDSSYTTLGDTPPFPVQEDNNPWSMLEQEELSILGDEMHNLETQAAACKVEPTQSSSPEAAPVFNMGLCVERNSRASKKLQGQPSKNLMAERRRRKRLNDRLSMLRSIVPKISKMDRTSILGDTIDYMKELLDRINNLQHGIEEGGSDQLNVMRLIKDMKPNEMLVRNSPKESQVYYYPQLLPWKH
- the LOC101300726 gene encoding transcription factor bHLH93-like isoform 1, whose protein sequence is MELNEHSFLEELLALRRDSSWETIPPEMNEFLSSSTWSSFDYFDNQNLSPFFPNSSSSQEFSPPFEPNLNNCHNNTTFNEVYYPLGFGTDELLSAPQLTTDSSYTTLGDTPPFPVQEDNNPWSMLEQEELSILGDEMHNLETQAAACKVEPTQSSSPEAAPVFNMGLCVERNSRASKKLQGQPSKNLMAERRRRKRLNDRLSMLRSIVPKISKMDRTSILGDTIDYMKELLDRINNLQHGIEEGGSDQLNVMRLIKDMKPNEMLVRNSPKFDVQRRNVDTRIEICCAGKPGLLLSTVTTLEALGLEIKQCVISCFNDFAMQASCSEGLDQRTLVTSEDMKQALFRNAGYGGRCL